The following are encoded in a window of Mustela nigripes isolate SB6536 chromosome 1, MUSNIG.SB6536, whole genome shotgun sequence genomic DNA:
- the FGFRL1 gene encoding fibroblast growth factor receptor-like 1, with product MTPSPTLLLLLPPLLLGALPPAAAARGPPRMADKVVPRQVARLGRTVRLQCPVEGDPPPLTMWTKDGRTIHGGWSRFRVLPQGLKVKEVEREDAGAYVCKATNGFGSLSVNYTLIVMDDTGTGRERLGHDGASGGQEDAASKQWARPRFTQPSKMRRRVIARPVGSSVRLKCVASGHPRPDIMWMKDDQALTGLEAGEHRKKKWTLSLKNLRPEDSGRYTCRVSNRAGAINATYKVDVIQRTRSKPVLTGTHPVNTTVDFGGTTSFQCKVRSDVKPVIQWLKRVEYGAEGRYNSTIDVGGQKFVVLPTGDVWSRPDGSYLNKLLIARARQDDAGMYICLGANTMGYSFRSAFLTVLPDPKPPGPPVAPSSSTTSLPWPVVIGIPAGAVFILGTVLLWLCQAKKKPCTPGPTPPLPAHRPPVAARDRAGDKDRPMAPSLGPAPGVGLCEELGPPVAPQHLLSPGPSAGPRLYPKLYTDVHTHTHTHTHSHTHSHVEGKVHQHIHYQC from the exons ATGACGCCCAGCCCCacgttgttgctgctgctgccgccgctgctgctgggGGCCCTCCcgccggccgccgccgcccgAG GCCCTCCGAGAATGGCAGACAAGGTGGTTCCAAGGCAGGTGGCCCGGCTGGGCCGCACTGTGCGGCTACAGTGCCCTGTGGAGGGAGACCCGCCGCCACTGACCATGTGGACCAAGGACGGCCGCACCATTCATGGCGGCTGGAGCCGCTTCCGGGTGCTGCCCCAGGGCCTGAAGGTGAAGGAGGTGGAGCGGGAGGACGCCGGCGCCTATGTGTGCAAGGCCACCAACGGCTTCGGCAGCCTCAGCGTCAACTACACCCTCATCGTGATGG ATGATACTGGCACAGGAAGGGAGCGTCTGGGGCACGACGGTGCCTCCGGGGGCCAGGAGGATGCAGCCAGCAAGCAGTGGG CGCGGCCCCGCTTCACGCAGCCCTCCAAGATGAGGCGTCGCGTGATCGCTCGGCCTGTGGGCAGCTCTGTGCGGCTCAAGTGTGTGGCCAGTGGGCACCCACGGCCCGACATCATGTGGATGAAGGACGACCAGGCCCTGACAGGCCTGGAGGCCGGGGAGCACAGAAAGAAGAAGTGGACACTGAGCCTGAAGAACCTGCGTCCCGAGGACAGTGGCAGGTACACGTGCCGTGTGTCCAACCGCGCAGGCGCCATCAATGCAACCTACAAGGTGGACGTGATCC AGAGGACGCGCTCCAAGCCCGTCCTCACGGGCACGCACCCCGTGAACACGACCGTGGACTTCGGGGGCACCACATCCTTCCAGTGCAAAGTGCGCAGCGATGTGAAGCCGGTGATCCAGTGGCTAAAGCGTGTGGAGTATGGCGCTGAGGGCCGCTACAACTCCACTATCGATGTGGGCGGCCAGAAGTTCGTGGTGTTGCCCACGGGGGATGTGTGGTCGAGGCCCGACGGCTCCTACCTTAACAAGTTGCTCATTGCGCGCGCACGCCAGGATGATGCCGGCATGTACATCTGCCTGGGGGCCAACACCATGGGCTACAGCTTCCGCAGCGCCTTCCTCACCGTGCTGCCAG ACCCCAAGCCACCAGGGCCCCCCGTGGCCCCCTCGTCCTCAACCACCAGCTTGCCGTGGCCTGTGGTCATCGGCATCCCGGCTGGCGCCGTCTTCATCCTTGGCACCGTGCTCCTGTGGCTCTGCCAGGCCAAGAAGAAGCCGTGCACACCCGGGCccaccccgcctctgcctgcACACCGCCCGCCCGTGGCCGCCCGCGACCGGGCCGGGGACAAGGACCGTCCCATGGCCCCCAGCCTCGGCCCTGCCCCTGGCGTGGGGCTGTGCGAGGAGCTCGGGCCTCCGGTGGCACCCCAGCATCTGCTGAGCCCGGGACCATCTGCCGGGCCCAGACTTTATCCCAAACTCTACACGgacgtgcacacgcacacgcacacacacacgcactcgcACACACACTCGCACGTGGAGGGCAAGGTCCACCAGCACATCCACTACCAGTGCTAG